The Candidatus Sulfotelmatobacter sp. genomic sequence CGGATTCGTCGCGTCCATCCCAGTGCGCGTCGTGGCGTCCCGCGGCGAAGGTCTCGCCCCCGATCAACGTGCGCACGAGCCGGCCGGCCACGTCCAGCACCATCAGCCGGGCGCTGGCAGCCTCCGGCAGCGTGAAGGCGGTCGAGACCGGCCCGCGAGAGGGAACCGGGACGGGACGCTCGAGCGCCAGGGTGTGCGGCCCTTGCGGCGGCACCGAGGTATTCGTGGTGGCGTAGATCCGATGGATTTCGCCACTGAAGCTCGAGGTGCCCTGCGCGTACTTGCAATACCAGAGCGAGCCATCAGCGGCCTCGAGGAAATCGGTGATGTGCCCGTTGGCCACGATGTGCCCCCAGTCGGTAGTGCTGGGTTGACCGGGCACGGGATCCGCCAGGGTCCAACCTGCGGCGCCCTTGTGAAGCCTTCGCACGAAACCTTCGTTCTCGTCGGAAAAGAAGTAGTCGCCCTCGTACTCGGGCGGAAAGCGCGCGTCGCCGGATGCCGGCCGGTGGTAGACGCCGCCGCTGATGATCGCCGCGCCGTTCAGGAACGACCGCCGGTCGTAGGCGAACGCGGGCGGCGTGGCGCCGGTCGAGTCCTGCGGCGTGCACACCTGGCCATAGTTGGAGAACGCCTCATAGGCGGGCCATCCGAAATTGCGCCCGGGGGCATCGGCGATGTCCAGTTCCTCGTAGCTGTTCTGGCCGACGTCGGCGATGAAGATCTGTCCGGAGACGGGATCGATGTGGAAATTCCAGGGATTGCGCAGCCCATAGGCCCACACCAGTCGGGAATGCGGATCGCTGTCGCCGACGAAGGGATTGTCGGCCGGGGTGATGATCGCGAAGCTGGCGAGCGAGCCAGGCCCGTCGGGAATGTTCTGCACGTTCAAACGGAGCAGTTTGCCGCGCATCGTGTTCTTGAGCGGTGCGTCGCAGGGAAAGCCGTCCTCCCCCAGACTCTCGTACAGCATGCCATCCGGGCCGAACCGGAGCGTGCCGCCGTTGTGATTGGCGCTCGCGTCCGGCAGATCGTTGAAGATCACGAAGCGCGAGCTGGGATCCACCTGGATCAGCCCGCTGCCGGTTCCATAGAGGTCGCCCGTCACCTTGAACCGCACCAGCCGCATGACCGAGCCGCCGCTCCAGTTGTACTGGAGATAGACGTAGGGGCGTGTCGGCCAGCCGGGGTCCACCGCCACCCCGAGCAACCCAGACTCCGAATTGACGCGCAGGCTGTCGAGGGTCGCGACCGGCGTCAGCACCAGGGAGTGATTCATCACCAGCCGCAGCCGACCCTGATCCTTCTCGGTGACCAGCAGCCGGCCGTCGGGCAGGAACACCATGCTGACCGGCGTCCCCAGACCGTTCGCGATCAGCTCGTCGTTGAAGCCGGTCGGGAGCGAAAGCTGCGCGTTCCCGGCGCGCGGGGCACCGGCCAGCACCAGCGCGGCCAGGACGGCGGCGTGCCGCCAATCGGGGACTCGAATCCGTTCCAACATGCGGGGTAAGTTTCTAGCCCGTCCGGCGCGGGGTCAAGTGGGAGATGGTGGCGCGCGGGGCGGTCCTTCCCGCTCCGTCTGACCGGCCCTCAGCGCGGTCCGGCGTCGATCCTCGCCCCCTGGGCGATCCACGCCCCGAGCGTCAGACGCTCTTCGTCGGTCATCCCGGTGAGGTTGCCGAGCGGCATGGTGCGCGTGGTCACCGCCCTCACCAGGATGCGCGGCGCGAGCGCCCGCACGCGCCGGGGGTCCTCGAGGATGATCCCGTTGGGAGGCTGCGGGAAAGCCGGATTCGCGGGATGCGAGGCATGACAGTTGACGCATCGCCGCTGGAGGATCGCCTCGACTTCCGTGAACCGCACCTCCCTGCCATTCCCGAGCGAGGGATCGGCGGCCGGCGCCCGTTCACTGTTCGCAGCCAGCCCGATGGCTGCGATCAGGGCGGCGGCGCCACCCGCCATCACCCAGCGACTGCTCTTCCCGCGCTCGTTCATCACGTACTTGAGCGCCATGCCGAACGCCACCAGCAGCAGGAGCGAGGCCAGCGCGAATCGCCCGCCGTAGGTGCCGGGAAAGTGCTGGCTCAGCATCGTGAAGAGCACCGGCAGCGTCAGGTAGTGATTGTGGATCGAGCGGGTCTTGGCGCGAACTCCGAGACTCAGGTCCACCGCGGTGCCGGCGCGCGTGGCCGCCAGCATCTGATCCTGCGCGGGAATGATGCGGAAGCGGACGTTGGCCGCCATCACCGTGCCCATCATGGCCCCGAACTGGAGATAGGCGGCGCGACTCGCGAACAACGTGACGCACGCCCAACCCGCCGCCGCCAGCAGCGCGAGCGATATCGCCACGGCCAC encodes the following:
- a CDS encoding urate hydroxylase PuuD, translating into MMNALMLPPLASEWLNLLLRWIHVLAAIMWIGDSLLFMWMDSSLSPPSRPRAGAVAGELWMVHSGGFYEVVKRRSLAPGEMPATLYWFKWQAYTTWITGLLLFVVVYYIGAGAYLVDPAVSRLGHGGGVAVSLGLMAASWIAYDRLWASPIGARPRVAVAISLALLAAAGWACVTLFASRAAYLQFGAMMGTVMAANVRFRIIPAQDQMLAATRAGTAVDLSLGVRAKTRSIHNHYLTLPVLFTMLSQHFPGTYGGRFALASLLLLVAFGMALKYVMNERGKSSRWVMAGGAAALIAAIGLAANSERAPAADPSLGNGREVRFTEVEAILQRRCVNCHASHPANPAFPQPPNGIILEDPRRVRALAPRILVRAVTTRTMPLGNLTGMTDEERLTLGAWIAQGARIDAGPR
- a CDS encoding PQQ-dependent sugar dehydrogenase codes for the protein MLERIRVPDWRHAAVLAALVLAGAPRAGNAQLSLPTGFNDELIANGLGTPVSMVFLPDGRLLVTEKDQGRLRLVMNHSLVLTPVATLDSLRVNSESGLLGVAVDPGWPTRPYVYLQYNWSGGSVMRLVRFKVTGDLYGTGSGLIQVDPSSRFVIFNDLPDASANHNGGTLRFGPDGMLYESLGEDGFPCDAPLKNTMRGKLLRLNVQNIPDGPGSLASFAIITPADNPFVGDSDPHSRLVWAYGLRNPWNFHIDPVSGQIFIADVGQNSYEELDIADAPGRNFGWPAYEAFSNYGQVCTPQDSTGATPPAFAYDRRSFLNGAAIISGGVYHRPASGDARFPPEYEGDYFFSDENEGFVRRLHKGAAGWTLADPVPGQPSTTDWGHIVANGHITDFLEAADGSLWYCKYAQGTSSFSGEIHRIYATTNTSVPPQGPHTLALERPVPVPSRGPVSTAFTLPEAASARLMVLDVAGRLVRTLIGGETFAAGRHDAHWDGRDESGRLAPAGLYVLRLVTPQGAVEQRCLLAR